The Echeneis naucrates chromosome 10, fEcheNa1.1, whole genome shotgun sequence genome has a window encoding:
- the wfs1b gene encoding wolframin isoform X1, producing the protein MEPSLTGNLSTPNPSRLSPATLRAGPSSSSSSATTTTPTSDRPKPKLTMPARQVTPVSSPSTASPQTSSGPTLQTSSLSTTPTSPLCQPLRSLSHVGRSQLNAATGNPLTASSATAASPRTPPTPEPEEPEEEVSFEDLEVKAKSGEAKAQTKMGRYFLALAEERDEELNNCTAVTWLVQAAKQGRKDAVKLLQQCLASRKGITLENFEEVKKLCMETRFERGVRKAALLMYWKLNPERKKSVAISEMLENVEHVHTEPGKPLSPGPINSSAKKQRRVLETMVTNEASSHVGLDDFVEMTKKYAQGIAPSPVMAAAGGDDEDDDDDDGVVVKHPDELPLHQKLLKFPLYALLEIKEHLIDWASRAGMQWLSALIPTHHVNALIFFFIISNLTIEFFIFLIPLLVFYLSFFSMVICTLRVFQNSKAWENFRALTDLLSHFEPSLDMEQAETNFGWTHLEPYLYFLLSVIFVVFSFPIADKSWIPSSEFAAIALFFTITAFLSLHASAQLFARKALLTEVLSGACSLTCLLPDSLWFLKVFGATFISVPLGDIVVLNLGMPCLLYGHLFYLLFRMAQLRGFKGTYLCLVPYLVCFTWCELCLVFLNNASAIGLIRTCVGYFLFLFALPILSLALAAMFIIQLVQWFLALEVTKMVVTLTVCFVPVVLRLWTRFSLNPVAVFRSLSRSSIVKLILVWLSAVVLFCWMYVYRSEGMKVYNSTLTWPEYSNLCGPLAWKESNMAQTQILCSHLEGHRVTWTGRFKYVRVTDIENGPQSVINLLPVFVGNWMRCLYGEPYPLCDEIKNATAEPRPLPAPAPPPENPLCKLKKLAKHECHVKRFDRYKFEVTMGMPLERKIKNGTYIEDEDATKDIVLRASNEFKSVLLSLNTGSLVEFSTILEGRLGSKWPVFELKAFHCLSCGGTNVPSRRQYKIEHDWRGSAQSALQFGFDFFFNPFLTAQLDQRSQTGTETEAETATGGVEG; encoded by the exons ATGGAGCCATCACTGACTGGCAACTTGTCCACCCCAAATCCAAGCCGATTGTCCCCTGCCACTCTCCGGGCAGGCCCCTCCTCATCCAGCTCATCTGCAACCACGACCACGCCAACCTCCGACCGGCCTAAGCCTAAACTCACCATGCCGGCACGTCAAGTCACACCTGTATCATCTCCCTCTACTGCCTCTCCTCAGACTTCTTCAGGCCCCACTTTGCAAACTTCCTCCCTGTCTACAACACCTACTTCACCCCTCTGTCAGCCCTTGAGGAGCCTCTCTCATGTGGGCAGGTCTCAGCTCAATGCAGCTACTGGAAACCCCCTTACTGCATCCTCAGCTACTGCCGCATCTCCCCGGACTCCTCCTACACCTGAACCAG aggagccagaggaggaggtCAGTTTTGAAGATCTGGAGGTGAAAGCGAAGTCAGGAGAAGCTAAAGCACAGACCAAG ATGGGGCGTTACTTCCTGGCACTAGCAGAAGAAAGGGATGAGGAGCTGAACAACTGCACAGCTGTCACTTGGCTGGTCCAGGCTGCTAAGCAAGGCCGCAAGGACGCCGTCAAACTGTTGCAACAGTGCTTGGCCTCTAGGAAAG GCATCACTCTGGAGAATTTTGAGGAGGTAAAAAAGTTGTGTATGGAGACTCGTTTCGAGAGAGGAGTTAGGAAAGCAGCTCTGCTCATGTACTGGAAGTTGAACCCAGAGAGGAAGAAGTCGGTGGCCATTTCGGAAATGCTTGAGAACGTTGAACACGTTCACACAGAGCCAG GAAAACCGCTTTCTCCTGGTCCAATCAACAGCTCTGCCAAGAAACAGAGGAGAGTCCTGGAGACAATGGTCACCAATGAGG CCAGCTCCCATGTAGGTCTTGATGATTTTGTTGAGATGACTAAGAAGTATGCTCAGGGAATCGCACCATCACCAGTAATGGCTGCTGCAGGAGGCGACGATgaagacgacgacgacgacgatgGTGTCGTAGTGAAGCATCCAGATGAGTTGCCCTTACACCAGAAG CTGCTCAAATTCCCTCTGTACGCTCTGCTGGAGATCAAGGAGCACCTCATCGACTGGGCCTCACGGGCTGGTATGCAGTGGCTCAGCGCCCTGATCCCCACCCATCACGTCAATGCACTCATCTTCTTCTTTATCATCTCCAACCTCACAATCGagttcttcatcttcctcatcccCCTGCTGGTTTTTTACCTCTCATTCTTCTCCATGGTCATCTGCACACTGCGGGTATTTCAG AATTCAAAAGCATGGGAAAACTTTCGGGCTCTCACAGACCTGCTCTCTCACTTTGAACCCAGTCTTGACATGGAGCAAGCTGAGACCAACTTTGGATGGACGCACTTAGAGCCTTATCT GTACTTCCTGCTCTCAGtgatctttgtggttttctccTTCCCTATTGCTGATAAATCCTGGATCCCCAGCTCAGAGTTCGCTGCCATCGCTCTCTTCTTCACCATCACTGCCTTCCTCAGCCTTCATGCCTCCGCTCAGCTCTTTGCTCGTAAAGCTCTCCTCACAGAAGTCTTAAGCGGTGCGTGCTCCCTCACTTGCCTCCTCCCGGACTCCCTCTGGTTCCTAAAGGTCTTTGGAGCAACATTCATTTCTGTGCCTCTGGGGGACATTGTGGTATTGAACCTGGGGATGCCCTGTCTCCTTTACGGACACCTTTTCTATCTCCTCTTCCGTATGGCCCAGCTCAGAGGCTTCAAGGGCACCTATCTGTGCCTGGTGCCTTACCTTGTCTGCTTCACCTGGTGTGAGCTCTGCTTGGTGTTCCTCAACAATGCCAGTGCTATAGGACTCATCCGCACCTGCGTGGggtattttctcttcctgttcGCTCTTCCTATACTCTCACTCGCCCTGGCTGCAATGTTCATCATCCAGTTAGTGCAGTGGTTCCTCGCCTTGGAGGTGACCAAGATGGTGGTCACACTGACAGTTTGCTTTGTACCAGTAGTGCTGAGGCTTTGGACTCGCTTCAGCCTCAACCCTGTTGCGGTTTTTCGGTCTCTGTCACGGAGCAGTATCGTCAAGCTCATCCTGGTGTGGCTGAGTGCGGTGGTGCTCTTCTGCTGGATGTATGTCTACCGATCTGAAGGCATGAAGGTCTATAACTCCACCCTGACGTGGCCTGAATACAGCAACCTCTGCGGTCCTCTGGCCTGGAAAGAGTCCAACATGGCCCAAACTCAGATTCTGTGCTCTCACCTGGAAGGACATCGTGTAACCTGGACCGGCCGCTTCAAATACGTTCGTGTGACCGACATTGAGAATGGGCCTCAGTCAGTCATTAACCTGCTGCCTGTGTTCGTGGGGAACTGGATGCGGTGCCTGTATGGTGAGCCATATCCTCTGTGTGACGAGATTAAAAACGCCACAGCTGAGCCCCGGCCTCTGCccgctccagctcctcctcctgaaaACCCCCTCTGTAAACTAAAAAAGCTCGCCAAGCATGAATGCCACGTGAAACGCTTTGATCGATACAAATTCGAAGTCACAATGGGCATGCCACTGGAGAGAAAGATCAAGAACGGGACATACATAGAGGACGAGGATGCAACGAAGGACATAGTTCTCCGTGCCAGTAATGAGTTCAAGTCAGTGCTTCTAAGCTTAAACACAGGAAGCCTGGTGGAGTTCAGCACCATACTTGAGGGCCGCTTAGGCTCAAAATGGCCCGTGTTTGAGCTGAAAGCCTTCCACTGTTTGTCCTGTGGCGGCACCAACGTGCCGAGTCGCAGGCAATACAAGATCGAACATGACTGGAGGGGCAGCGCTCAGAGTGCCCTGCAGTTTGGGTTTGACTTCTTCTTCAACCCCTTCCTGACCGCTCAGTTAGACCAACGTTcacaaacaggaacagagaCTGAAGCAGAGACTGCGACAGGAGGGGTAGAAGGGTAA
- the wfs1b gene encoding wolframin isoform X2: MGRYFLALAEERDEELNNCTAVTWLVQAAKQGRKDAVKLLQQCLASRKGITLENFEEVKKLCMETRFERGVRKAALLMYWKLNPERKKSVAISEMLENVEHVHTEPGKPLSPGPINSSAKKQRRVLETMVTNEASSHVGLDDFVEMTKKYAQGIAPSPVMAAAGGDDEDDDDDDGVVVKHPDELPLHQKLLKFPLYALLEIKEHLIDWASRAGMQWLSALIPTHHVNALIFFFIISNLTIEFFIFLIPLLVFYLSFFSMVICTLRVFQNSKAWENFRALTDLLSHFEPSLDMEQAETNFGWTHLEPYLYFLLSVIFVVFSFPIADKSWIPSSEFAAIALFFTITAFLSLHASAQLFARKALLTEVLSGACSLTCLLPDSLWFLKVFGATFISVPLGDIVVLNLGMPCLLYGHLFYLLFRMAQLRGFKGTYLCLVPYLVCFTWCELCLVFLNNASAIGLIRTCVGYFLFLFALPILSLALAAMFIIQLVQWFLALEVTKMVVTLTVCFVPVVLRLWTRFSLNPVAVFRSLSRSSIVKLILVWLSAVVLFCWMYVYRSEGMKVYNSTLTWPEYSNLCGPLAWKESNMAQTQILCSHLEGHRVTWTGRFKYVRVTDIENGPQSVINLLPVFVGNWMRCLYGEPYPLCDEIKNATAEPRPLPAPAPPPENPLCKLKKLAKHECHVKRFDRYKFEVTMGMPLERKIKNGTYIEDEDATKDIVLRASNEFKSVLLSLNTGSLVEFSTILEGRLGSKWPVFELKAFHCLSCGGTNVPSRRQYKIEHDWRGSAQSALQFGFDFFFNPFLTAQLDQRSQTGTETEAETATGGVEG; encoded by the exons ATGGGGCGTTACTTCCTGGCACTAGCAGAAGAAAGGGATGAGGAGCTGAACAACTGCACAGCTGTCACTTGGCTGGTCCAGGCTGCTAAGCAAGGCCGCAAGGACGCCGTCAAACTGTTGCAACAGTGCTTGGCCTCTAGGAAAG GCATCACTCTGGAGAATTTTGAGGAGGTAAAAAAGTTGTGTATGGAGACTCGTTTCGAGAGAGGAGTTAGGAAAGCAGCTCTGCTCATGTACTGGAAGTTGAACCCAGAGAGGAAGAAGTCGGTGGCCATTTCGGAAATGCTTGAGAACGTTGAACACGTTCACACAGAGCCAG GAAAACCGCTTTCTCCTGGTCCAATCAACAGCTCTGCCAAGAAACAGAGGAGAGTCCTGGAGACAATGGTCACCAATGAGG CCAGCTCCCATGTAGGTCTTGATGATTTTGTTGAGATGACTAAGAAGTATGCTCAGGGAATCGCACCATCACCAGTAATGGCTGCTGCAGGAGGCGACGATgaagacgacgacgacgacgatgGTGTCGTAGTGAAGCATCCAGATGAGTTGCCCTTACACCAGAAG CTGCTCAAATTCCCTCTGTACGCTCTGCTGGAGATCAAGGAGCACCTCATCGACTGGGCCTCACGGGCTGGTATGCAGTGGCTCAGCGCCCTGATCCCCACCCATCACGTCAATGCACTCATCTTCTTCTTTATCATCTCCAACCTCACAATCGagttcttcatcttcctcatcccCCTGCTGGTTTTTTACCTCTCATTCTTCTCCATGGTCATCTGCACACTGCGGGTATTTCAG AATTCAAAAGCATGGGAAAACTTTCGGGCTCTCACAGACCTGCTCTCTCACTTTGAACCCAGTCTTGACATGGAGCAAGCTGAGACCAACTTTGGATGGACGCACTTAGAGCCTTATCT GTACTTCCTGCTCTCAGtgatctttgtggttttctccTTCCCTATTGCTGATAAATCCTGGATCCCCAGCTCAGAGTTCGCTGCCATCGCTCTCTTCTTCACCATCACTGCCTTCCTCAGCCTTCATGCCTCCGCTCAGCTCTTTGCTCGTAAAGCTCTCCTCACAGAAGTCTTAAGCGGTGCGTGCTCCCTCACTTGCCTCCTCCCGGACTCCCTCTGGTTCCTAAAGGTCTTTGGAGCAACATTCATTTCTGTGCCTCTGGGGGACATTGTGGTATTGAACCTGGGGATGCCCTGTCTCCTTTACGGACACCTTTTCTATCTCCTCTTCCGTATGGCCCAGCTCAGAGGCTTCAAGGGCACCTATCTGTGCCTGGTGCCTTACCTTGTCTGCTTCACCTGGTGTGAGCTCTGCTTGGTGTTCCTCAACAATGCCAGTGCTATAGGACTCATCCGCACCTGCGTGGggtattttctcttcctgttcGCTCTTCCTATACTCTCACTCGCCCTGGCTGCAATGTTCATCATCCAGTTAGTGCAGTGGTTCCTCGCCTTGGAGGTGACCAAGATGGTGGTCACACTGACAGTTTGCTTTGTACCAGTAGTGCTGAGGCTTTGGACTCGCTTCAGCCTCAACCCTGTTGCGGTTTTTCGGTCTCTGTCACGGAGCAGTATCGTCAAGCTCATCCTGGTGTGGCTGAGTGCGGTGGTGCTCTTCTGCTGGATGTATGTCTACCGATCTGAAGGCATGAAGGTCTATAACTCCACCCTGACGTGGCCTGAATACAGCAACCTCTGCGGTCCTCTGGCCTGGAAAGAGTCCAACATGGCCCAAACTCAGATTCTGTGCTCTCACCTGGAAGGACATCGTGTAACCTGGACCGGCCGCTTCAAATACGTTCGTGTGACCGACATTGAGAATGGGCCTCAGTCAGTCATTAACCTGCTGCCTGTGTTCGTGGGGAACTGGATGCGGTGCCTGTATGGTGAGCCATATCCTCTGTGTGACGAGATTAAAAACGCCACAGCTGAGCCCCGGCCTCTGCccgctccagctcctcctcctgaaaACCCCCTCTGTAAACTAAAAAAGCTCGCCAAGCATGAATGCCACGTGAAACGCTTTGATCGATACAAATTCGAAGTCACAATGGGCATGCCACTGGAGAGAAAGATCAAGAACGGGACATACATAGAGGACGAGGATGCAACGAAGGACATAGTTCTCCGTGCCAGTAATGAGTTCAAGTCAGTGCTTCTAAGCTTAAACACAGGAAGCCTGGTGGAGTTCAGCACCATACTTGAGGGCCGCTTAGGCTCAAAATGGCCCGTGTTTGAGCTGAAAGCCTTCCACTGTTTGTCCTGTGGCGGCACCAACGTGCCGAGTCGCAGGCAATACAAGATCGAACATGACTGGAGGGGCAGCGCTCAGAGTGCCCTGCAGTTTGGGTTTGACTTCTTCTTCAACCCCTTCCTGACCGCTCAGTTAGACCAACGTTcacaaacaggaacagagaCTGAAGCAGAGACTGCGACAGGAGGGGTAGAAGGGTAA
- the jakmip1 gene encoding janus kinase and microtubule-interacting protein 1: MSSSAPPAAPPLKKGRKPEKSEVMTDSVQATNEELRGKLMDVQIELQQERGKVCKLRERLQEQRQARELEQHKHAVAITDLRAKLHEEKLREIAAAREALARQHEVELARAIKIRDVEVQRLQGLVNALRDGAADKLKNALLGEAREEARRAFDGERIKLQQEIQEQKTARKQADEALANALQADKAKAADLRTAYQQHQDEVHRIKRDCEKDIRRLMDELKAKDRVVCALERELGVQAGYAQKLQLQKEALDEQLGQVREAERHNHGSPKREVVPGLGDNTELLNNQEAEERDTRRFQLKIAELHSVIRKLEDRNALLADERNELLKRVREAESQMKPMFEKNKRLSKKNDDLLQTLQRMEEKLKNLSRENAEIKEKASSARPPSQQQAIQPQLKRPSSLTDLSHAHEEQEVEFLKLQVAEQRGIIDELTQERDRLVMSRKNRRKPLKLSKRHVVETYFGFDEESIDSETSSLTSYNTDLTDRTPATPEEDLEESVSREESELRFRQLTREYQALQRAYALLQEQTGGSLDAEREARTREQLQTELSSCQAKIVDLEKALAERGQDSKWVEEKQYLLKTNLDLHEKMCALQQVESRLQAEVQDARDQNELLEFRVLELEERERRSPALNLHMSTFPENSSSALQIYCHQEGIKDVIIPELMKKLDILGDNGVSNLRNEEQVAVIQAGTVISLCEKWLKKIDSTEAALTQKMIDLENDKELFSKQKGFLEEELDYRKQALDQAYMRIEELEATLYSALQQEQPACRAVAESLTDRQREELRLAVDKLRRQILRQSRQYDSQILQERMELLQQAQQRIRELEDRIDLQKRQIKEIEEKFLFLFLFFSLAFILWP, encoded by the exons ATGTCATCATCTGCGCCCCCTGCGGCCCCACCCCTCAAGAAGGGAAGGAAGCCGGAGAAATCAGAGGTGATGACTGATTCAGTGCAGGCCACCAACGAAGAGCTGCGAGGCAAACTCATGGATGTCCAGATTGAGCTGCAACAGGAGCGGGGAAAG GTATGTAAGCTCCGTGAGCGACTGCAGGAGCAGCGGCAGGCTCGTGAACTCGAACAGCACAAACATGCTGTGGCAATCACTGACCTGCGAGCCAAACTCCATGAAGAAAAGCTACGCGAGATAGCAGCTGCCCGGGAGGCCTTGGCTCGGCAGCATGAAGTTGAATTGGCCAGAGCCATCAAGATCCGGGATGTAGAGGTGCAGAGGCTTCAGGGGCTTGTGAATGCACTAAGAGATGGAGCTGCTGATAAGCTCAAAAATGCACTTCTCGGGGAGGCTCGGGAGGAGGCCAGGAGGGCTTTTGACGGGGAGAGGATAAAGCTACAGCAGGAG ATCCAAGAACAGAAGACAGCCAGGAAGCAAGCTGATGAGGCGCTGGCAAATGCTCTGCAGGCTGAtaaagcaaaagcagcagatCTCCGCACAGCCTACCAACAGCACCAAGATGAGGTCCATCGTATCAAACGGGACTGTGAGAAAGATATCCGCAGACTG ATGGATGAATTGAAGGCGAAGGACCGGGTGGTGTGTGCTCTGGAGAGAGAGTTGGGGGTGCAGGCAGGCTACGCCCAGAAGCTTCAGCTTCAGAAGGAAGCCCTGGATGAGCAGCTGGGCCAAGTACGAGAGGCTGAAAGACACAACCATGGCAGCCCCAAGAGAGAGGTGGTTCCTGGGTTAGGTGACAACACCGAGCTGCTCAACAACCAG GAGGCGGAGGAACGTGACACAAGGAGGTTTCAACTCAAGATTGCAGAACTCCACTCAGTCATCAGAAAACTGGAGGACAGAAATGCACTGCTGGCAGATGAGCGGAATGAGCTG TTAAAGCGAGTGCGAGAGGCAGAGAGCCAGATGAAGCCCATGTTTGAGAAGAACAAGCGGCTGTCCAAAAAGAACGATGACCTCTTGCAAACGCTGCAGCGCATGGAGGAGAAACTAAAGAACCTGAGCCGAGAGAACGCTGAGATA AAGGAAAAAGCCTCCTCTGCTCGACCACCCTCACAGCAACAAGCCATTCAACCACAGCTGAAGCGACCAAGCTCACTGACAGACTTGAGCCATGCCCACGAGGAACAAGAGGTGGAGTTCCTCAAGCTGCAGGTTGCCGAGCAACGTGGCATCATTGACGAGCTCACGCAG GAACGTGACCGTCTGGTGATGAGCagaaaaaacaggaggaaaccTCTCAAACTGTCAAAA AGGCATGTTGTGGAGACATATTTTGGATTTGATGAGGAGTCCATAGACTCTGAGACCTCCTCTCTAACCTCCTACAACACTGACCTCACTGACCGCACACCTGCCACTCCAGAGGAAGATTTAGAAGAg AGTGTTTCCCGTGAGGAGTCCGAGCTCCGTTTCCGTCAACTCACCAGAGAGTACCAGGCTCTTCAACGGGCCTACGCACTCCTGCAAGAGCAGACCGGGGGCTCTCTAGATGCTGAGAGGGAGGCCAGG ACACGTGAGCAGCTGCAGACCGAGCTGAGCAGCTGCCAAGCCAAGATTGTCGACCTGGAGAAGGCCTTGGCAGAGAGGGGGCAG GATTCAAAGTGGGTAGAGGAGAAGCAGTACTTGCTCAAGACCAATCTAGATCTTCATGAAAAG ATGTGTGCGTTGCAGCAGGTGGAGTCGCGGCTACAAGCTGAGGTTCAGGATGCTCGAGACCAGAATGAGCTGCTGGAATTCAGGGTTCTGGAATTGGAA GAGAGGGAGCGCAGATCTCCTGCTCTGAATCTCCACATGTCTACATtccctgaaaacagcagcagtgccCTGCAGATCTACTGCCATCAGGAAGGAATCAAG GATGTTATTATCCCCGAGCTCATGAAGAAACTGGATATCCTGGGAGATAATGGGGTGAGT AACCTCAGAAATGAGGAGCAGGTTGCTGTGATCCAGGCAGGCACAGTAATCTCCCTGTGTGAGAAG TGGTTGAAAAAAATAGATAGCACAGAAGCCGCTCTTACACAGAAGATGATCGACCTGGAAAATGACAAG GAACTGTTCAGCAAGCAGAAAGGATTTCTTGAGGAAGAGCTGGACTATAGGAAGCAGGCCTTGGACCAGGCTTACATG AGAATCGAGGAGCTGGAGGCCACGCTGTATAGCgctctgcagcaggagcagccGGCATGCCGAGCAGTAGCCGAGTCGCTGACTGACAGGCAGAGGGAGGAGCTGAGGCTAGCCGTGGACAAGCTGCGGCGTCAGATTCTCCGGCAGAGCCGGCAGTATGACAGTCAGATCTTACAGGAGCGCATGGAGCTCCTACAGCAGGCCCAGCAG AGAATTAGAGAGTTGGAGGACAGGATTGACTTGCAAAAGAGACAAATAAAGGAGATAGAGGAAAAG tttttgttcctctttttgtttttctctttggcaTTTATTCTTTGGCCTTAA